One Pararhizobium sp. IMCC3301 DNA segment encodes these proteins:
- a CDS encoding RluA family pseudouridine synthase, protein MNAVQMKKVDVDEADMRLDRWFKAHFPGLGFGQLQKLIRSGQIRVEGGRVKTSTRLLAGQMVRVPPITGAAAPDQALGQSKAAWREDDATFLRSLILHDDKHVMVLNKPFGLAVQGGSGINRHVDGMLEAFRDRKGQKPRLVHRLDRDTTGVMLIAKTRSAAKAMAESFRHRDTRKTYWAVVKGVPRPNEGRISTHLLKESTDDGDRMRIARHGEPDADHAVTNYRVIEKAGDRLSWLELKPVTGRTHQLRIHTQYIGTPIIGDPKYFDIENWELPNGIQKRLHLHAQRIVIPHPAPHLGIPVLDISAPLSPHIKQTFNLLGFDEENGMSDEEEF, encoded by the coding sequence ATGAACGCGGTTCAAATGAAGAAAGTCGATGTGGATGAAGCTGATATGCGGCTTGACCGCTGGTTCAAGGCGCATTTTCCGGGCCTCGGCTTCGGCCAGTTGCAAAAACTTATACGCTCCGGGCAGATCCGGGTGGAAGGCGGCCGGGTCAAGACGTCGACACGGCTTCTGGCCGGCCAGATGGTCCGCGTTCCGCCGATAACCGGCGCTGCGGCGCCCGATCAGGCCCTGGGTCAGTCAAAAGCGGCCTGGCGCGAAGACGATGCCACATTTCTGCGCTCGCTTATCCTGCATGACGACAAACATGTGATGGTTCTGAACAAGCCTTTTGGATTGGCTGTTCAGGGCGGCTCCGGCATCAACCGGCATGTCGATGGCATGCTGGAAGCGTTCCGCGACCGCAAGGGGCAGAAACCGCGTCTTGTGCATCGGCTCGACCGGGACACAACCGGCGTTATGCTGATTGCCAAGACCCGCAGCGCTGCCAAGGCGATGGCTGAATCGTTCCGTCACCGCGATACGCGAAAAACCTATTGGGCTGTGGTCAAAGGCGTACCGCGGCCGAATGAAGGGCGGATTTCAACTCATCTGCTGAAAGAATCGACGGATGATGGCGATCGCATGCGCATCGCGCGTCACGGCGAGCCGGATGCCGACCACGCAGTTACCAATTACCGGGTCATCGAAAAAGCCGGAGACCGGTTATCCTGGCTTGAATTGAAGCCGGTCACCGGGCGAACTCACCAGTTGCGGATACACACCCAGTACATCGGAACTCCGATCATCGGCGATCCGAAATATTTCGATATCGAGAACTGGGAACTGCCCAACGGAATTCAAAAGCGGCTGCATCTGCATGCCCAGCGCATTGTCATTCCGCATCCGGCACCGCATCTTGGTATTCCGGTTCTGGATATCTCAGCGCCCTTGTCACCGCATATCAAGCAGACTTTCAATCTGCTTGGCTTTGATGAGGAAAACGGCATGTCTGACGAGGAAGAATTCTAG
- a CDS encoding CrcB family protein, whose protein sequence is MRYGSGLLILRLAGGAYPLGTLFVNVVGSFLMGAVAGHFVLKGGSDELRLFVMTGLLGGFTTFSAFSLESLMLWQRGEGGIAALYVAGQVALCLAAIVAGAKLIRAFA, encoded by the coding sequence TTGCGTTATGGATCGGGACTGCTGATCCTGCGCCTGGCTGGTGGTGCCTATCCTCTGGGAACGCTGTTTGTAAACGTAGTCGGGTCATTTTTGATGGGAGCAGTGGCCGGTCATTTCGTGCTGAAAGGTGGCTCTGATGAGTTGCGTCTGTTTGTGATGACGGGATTGCTGGGCGGTTTCACAACCTTCTCCGCCTTCTCCCTGGAGTCGCTTATGCTATGGCAACGTGGCGAGGGCGGGATTGCTGCGCTGTATGTTGCCGGCCAGGTGGCGCTGTGTCTGGCCGCCATCGTTGCCGGGGCAAAGCTGATAAGGGCATTTGCATGA
- a CDS encoding ATP12 family chaperone protein, with the protein MTPLDTDPVKRAQKHLAPELPKRFYKEASLAERDGACQLLLDGRPARTPAKHPLAIRHTAFADELVKEWANQKQHINPVQMPFTRLANSAIDGVASALDAVAVETSAYAQSDLLFYRAGQPDDLVALQSQHWDPVLDFFKVQYETRFLLAEGMMYLDQPAESVARISALVANYKTDPLCLAGLQVMTSLTGSVLIALAAAEGALTGHSAWAAAHVDEDWNISHWGADAEAQARRAFRRREFDVALLAAAHLSDQ; encoded by the coding sequence GTGACTCCATTGGATACGGACCCGGTCAAACGGGCGCAAAAACACTTGGCTCCGGAATTGCCGAAACGTTTCTATAAGGAAGCCAGCCTTGCCGAACGCGATGGGGCCTGTCAGCTGCTGCTTGACGGTCGTCCTGCCCGCACACCGGCCAAGCATCCGCTGGCCATCCGCCATACCGCTTTCGCCGATGAACTGGTCAAAGAATGGGCGAACCAGAAACAGCATATCAACCCGGTGCAGATGCCGTTTACACGGTTGGCCAATTCGGCGATTGACGGCGTTGCATCAGCGCTGGACGCAGTGGCGGTGGAAACCTCTGCCTATGCGCAAAGCGATCTTCTGTTCTACCGGGCCGGGCAGCCGGATGATCTGGTGGCTTTGCAAAGCCAGCACTGGGATCCGGTTCTGGACTTTTTCAAGGTCCAGTATGAGACGCGGTTTCTGCTCGCCGAAGGCATGATGTATCTGGACCAGCCGGCTGAGAGCGTCGCCCGAATTTCCGCTCTGGTAGCAAATTACAAGACTGATCCGCTCTGTCTGGCCGGTCTTCAGGTCATGACGTCACTGACCGGATCGGTCCTGATTGCCCTGGCAGCAGCCGAAGGTGCGCTTACAGGTCATTCAGCCTGGGCAGCGGCTCATGTCGATGAAGACTGGAACATCTCGCATTGGGGTGCCGATGCAGAAGCACAGGCGAGGCGCGCCTTCCGGCGCCGCGAGTTCGACGTCGCGCTTTTGGCCGCCGCCCATCTGTCAGACCAATGA
- the rpmD gene encoding 50S ribosomal protein L30, translating to MADSKKNTVTVVQTGSPLRRPQEQRATLVGLGLNKMQRSATLEDTPAVRGMIRKVSHLVRVVE from the coding sequence ATGGCTGATAGCAAGAAGAATACTGTTACAGTTGTGCAGACGGGAAGCCCATTGCGCCGTCCGCAGGAACAGCGCGCAACTCTGGTCGGCCTGGGGCTGAACAAGATGCAGCGCAGCGCCACGCTGGAAGATACGCCTGCCGTTCGCGGCATGATCCGCAAGGTCAGTCACCTGGTGCGTGTGGTCGAATAG
- a CDS encoding DegQ family serine endoprotease — translation MSFLHRYTGTLRILAAFCLIALSAAQPAAGQRVPDNQAQMRFSFSPIVKRVAPAVVNVYATRMVSQRPQTPFGNDPFFRRFFGDQVPGSRPQRSRQTSSLGSGVIVDPSGIVVTANHVIQDASSIKVVLADKREFEAEIVLKDERTDLAILRINLDGRRETFPYLDFADSDALEVGDLVLAIGNPFGVGQTVTSGIVSALARTRVGVTDYQFFIQTDAAINPGNSGGALVDTRGFLVGINTAIFSRSGGSNGVGFAIPANMVSVVVAASDMGDIVQRPWLGATFQPVSSDIADSLGLDRPRGALVTGVEKNGPFDLAGIRVGDLVVRMEGNRLDDPDELGYRLATRQLGDEVSFLIRRGKKRMRISLTMQPPPETVPRDEQLLTGRSPLAGATIANLSPALAQEIGALKNSGVVILSVEPGSPAARYRFRPGDMILELNGRDMDDTKQLARRIDRGSQMWRFKLDRAGRIIRFAVGG, via the coding sequence ATGTCTTTTCTTCATCGCTATACCGGAACGCTCCGGATTCTTGCCGCCTTCTGTCTTATTGCCCTGTCGGCAGCACAGCCTGCTGCCGGCCAGCGCGTGCCGGACAACCAGGCACAGATGCGGTTCAGCTTTTCCCCCATCGTCAAGCGTGTCGCGCCAGCAGTGGTGAATGTCTACGCCACGCGCATGGTCAGCCAGCGGCCGCAGACGCCCTTCGGCAATGATCCCTTCTTCCGTCGTTTCTTCGGTGATCAGGTCCCGGGCTCGCGCCCACAACGCAGCCGGCAGACCAGTTCTCTGGGCTCGGGCGTCATCGTCGATCCGAGCGGTATTGTGGTGACCGCCAATCATGTCATCCAGGATGCCAGCAGCATCAAGGTCGTCCTCGCCGACAAGCGTGAATTTGAAGCTGAAATAGTTCTGAAGGATGAACGCACCGATCTTGCCATTCTGCGTATCAATCTGGATGGCCGCCGCGAAACATTTCCCTATCTGGATTTCGCCGACAGTGATGCATTGGAGGTTGGCGATCTTGTGCTGGCAATCGGAAACCCCTTCGGTGTCGGTCAGACTGTGACCAGCGGCATTGTTTCGGCGCTGGCACGCACCAGGGTCGGCGTCACCGACTACCAGTTCTTCATTCAGACGGATGCGGCGATCAATCCGGGAAATTCCGGCGGCGCACTGGTGGACACAAGGGGATTTCTGGTCGGTATCAATACAGCGATTTTCTCGCGCTCCGGCGGATCGAACGGCGTTGGTTTTGCCATTCCGGCCAACATGGTCAGTGTCGTCGTGGCGGCGTCGGATATGGGCGATATCGTCCAGCGGCCCTGGCTTGGCGCGACTTTCCAGCCAGTCTCTTCAGATATTGCAGACAGCCTCGGGCTTGATCGCCCGCGTGGTGCTCTGGTCACCGGTGTGGAGAAGAACGGTCCCTTTGACCTTGCCGGAATTCGCGTTGGCGATCTGGTTGTGCGGATGGAAGGCAACCGGCTCGATGACCCGGATGAGTTGGGATACAGGCTGGCAACAAGGCAGCTTGGCGATGAGGTCTCGTTCCTGATACGCCGTGGCAAAAAACGGATGCGCATATCCCTGACCATGCAACCGCCCCCCGAGACAGTGCCGCGGGATGAGCAGTTGCTGACCGGCAGATCGCCTCTCGCCGGGGCAACCATTGCCAATCTGTCTCCGGCCCTGGCGCAGGAAATCGGCGCACTCAAGAATTCCGGTGTGGTCATTCTGTCGGTCGAGCCAGGCTCGCCCGCTGCGCGGTACAGATTCCGCCCAGGCGACATGATTCTCGAACTCAACGGCCGTGACATGGATGATACGAAACAGCTTGCCAGACGGATTGATCGCGGTAGCCAGATGTGGCGCTTCAAACTGGACCGCGCTGGCAGAATCATTCGATTTGCGGTGGGTGGATAG
- the secY gene encoding preprotein translocase subunit SecY, which translates to MASAAEQLASNINFGAFSKATELKKRIWFTLGALLVYRLGTYIPLPGINPDAFALAFGQAQQGVIGLFNMFSGGAVERMAIFALGIMPYISASIIIQLMTTVVPTLEQLKKEGEQGRKKINQYTRYGTVLLAVLQSYGIAAGLEGGTNIVSDPGWFFKLSTIISLTGGTMFLMWLGEQITARGIGNGISLIIFAGIVAGLPGAIAGTLELGRQGAMSTLLILALLVLAIGTIMLIVFVERAQRRLLIQYPKRQMGNRMFQGDSSHLPLKLNTAGVIPTIFASSLLLLPTTVATFASGTGPEWLNVVAAWLGHGQPLYMLFFASMIVFFCFFYTAIVFNPADTADNLKRHGGFIPGIRPGDRTATYIDYVLTRITVVGAIFLVVVSLLPEFLISATGVPFYLGGTSLLIVVSVTMDTVSQVQGHLLAHQYEGLVKKSKLRGGKRR; encoded by the coding sequence ATGGCTTCTGCAGCTGAACAACTAGCGTCAAATATCAATTTTGGCGCTTTTTCCAAAGCGACCGAGCTCAAAAAGCGCATCTGGTTCACACTGGGTGCGCTGCTTGTTTATCGGCTCGGCACATATATTCCCTTGCCCGGCATCAACCCCGATGCGTTTGCGCTGGCCTTTGGTCAGGCGCAGCAGGGTGTTATCGGCCTGTTCAACATGTTCTCCGGCGGTGCGGTTGAGCGCATGGCGATATTTGCGCTCGGGATCATGCCTTACATTTCCGCCTCGATTATCATCCAGTTGATGACCACAGTGGTTCCCACTCTGGAACAACTGAAGAAAGAGGGCGAACAAGGCCGCAAGAAGATCAATCAGTACACACGTTACGGTACTGTTCTGCTGGCGGTGTTGCAATCCTACGGTATTGCGGCAGGTCTGGAAGGCGGCACAAACATTGTCTCCGATCCGGGCTGGTTCTTCAAACTGTCAACCATCATCTCGCTGACCGGAGGAACGATGTTCCTGATGTGGCTCGGCGAACAGATTACCGCCCGTGGCATCGGGAACGGCATTTCGCTGATTATCTTTGCTGGGATCGTGGCCGGTCTGCCGGGGGCCATTGCCGGTACTCTTGAACTTGGCCGGCAGGGTGCGATGTCGACCCTGCTGATTCTTGCCCTTCTCGTTCTGGCGATTGGCACAATCATGCTGATTGTCTTCGTTGAGCGGGCTCAGCGCAGATTGCTGATCCAGTATCCCAAGCGCCAGATGGGCAATCGGATGTTCCAGGGCGATTCCTCGCACCTGCCGTTAAAGCTGAACACGGCTGGCGTCATTCCGACAATCTTTGCGTCTTCGCTGTTGCTGCTGCCGACCACAGTGGCGACCTTTGCCAGTGGCACCGGCCCGGAATGGCTGAATGTTGTCGCCGCATGGCTGGGTCACGGCCAGCCGCTTTACATGTTGTTTTTCGCATCGATGATCGTATTTTTCTGTTTCTTCTACACAGCGATTGTGTTCAATCCGGCGGATACGGCCGACAATCTGAAACGCCATGGCGGGTTCATTCCCGGCATTCGTCCCGGTGATCGTACCGCGACCTATATCGATTATGTGCTGACACGCATTACTGTCGTTGGCGCAATATTCCTGGTGGTGGTCAGTCTGCTGCCGGAATTCCTGATTTCCGCAACCGGTGTTCCGTTCTACCTTGGTGGCACTTCCCTTTTGATCGTGGTCAGCGTAACCATGGATACAGTTTCTCAGGTGCAAGGCCATCTTCTGGCGCATCAATATGAGGGGCTTGTCAAAAAGTCGAAGTTGCGCGGGGGAAAACGTAGATGA
- a CDS encoding HAD-IA family hydrolase, with product MRLILFDCDGTLIDSQHMIVAAMDRAFTALELEPPSRERTLAIIGRSLHEAMTDLTDADHPIEKLVTTYRKSFFELRSDPDYHEPLYEGAKACLDALAAQDDVLLGLATGKSRRGVDAILDLHSLQNRFVTIQTSDNAPSKPDPAMVQQALRETGASAAETVLIGDTSFDMMMARNASIEALGVTWGYHQPAALMQAGAGALFDSFAELQSHLLLDQSGQRS from the coding sequence ATGCGCCTGATATTGTTTGATTGCGACGGCACTTTGATTGACAGTCAGCACATGATCGTAGCGGCGATGGACAGAGCTTTCACGGCGCTTGAGCTGGAGCCGCCCTCCCGTGAGCGCACTCTTGCGATCATCGGCCGTTCGCTGCATGAAGCCATGACTGATCTGACCGATGCGGATCACCCCATCGAAAAGCTGGTGACGACCTACCGCAAGAGTTTCTTTGAGTTGCGCAGTGATCCGGATTATCACGAGCCGCTCTATGAGGGCGCCAAAGCCTGTCTTGACGCACTTGCCGCACAGGACGACGTGTTGCTGGGTCTTGCAACAGGCAAGTCGCGGCGCGGTGTCGACGCTATTTTAGATCTGCATTCGCTGCAGAACCGGTTCGTCACCATTCAGACATCGGATAATGCACCTTCCAAGCCGGACCCCGCCATGGTGCAGCAGGCTTTGCGGGAAACAGGCGCTTCTGCCGCTGAGACGGTCCTGATCGGCGATACCAGTTTTGACATGATGATGGCGCGAAACGCCTCGATTGAGGCATTGGGCGTGACCTGGGGCTATCACCAGCCGGCAGCGCTGATGCAGGCCGGTGCCGGCGCATTGTTCGATAGCTTTGCCGAGCTTCAGAGCCACCTGCTGTTAGATCAGAGTGGCCAGAGATCGTGA
- the rpsM gene encoding 30S ribosomal protein S13, with protein MARIAGVNIPTNKRVVIALQYIHGIGAAKAREITTKVNIPAERRVNELSDSEVLQIRESIDQDYMVEGDLRRERAMNIKRLMDLGCYRGLRHRRGLPTRGQRTHTNARTRKGPARAIAGKKK; from the coding sequence TTGGCACGTATTGCTGGCGTCAACATTCCGACCAACAAACGCGTGGTCATTGCCCTACAGTATATTCACGGCATTGGTGCCGCGAAAGCTCGGGAAATCACGACAAAGGTCAATATTCCGGCAGAACGCCGGGTGAACGAGCTGTCCGATTCGGAAGTGTTGCAGATTCGCGAATCCATCGACCAGGACTATATGGTTGAAGGTGATCTGCGCCGCGAGCGGGCGATGAACATCAAACGTCTGATGGATCTGGGCTGCTATCGCGGTCTGCGCCATCGGCGTGGCTTGCCGACACGTGGGCAACGCACCCACACCAATGCCCGTACCCGCAAGGGTCCGGCACGGGCAATTGCCGGCAAGAAGAAATAA
- a CDS encoding DNA-directed RNA polymerase subunit alpha yields MIQKNWQELIKPTKLEVKPGDEPHRIATIVAEPLERGFGMTLGNALRRILLSSLQGAAVTAVQIDGVLHEFSSIPGVREDVTDIVLNVKAIAVKMEGDGPKRMTVRKQGPGAVTAADIQTVGDVEILNPDLVLCTLDEDAEMRIEFTVNTGKGYVSAERNRPEDAPIGLIPVDSLYSPVRKVSYKVENTREGQVLDYDKLLMTVETDGSISPEDSVAFAARILQDQLSIFVNFEEPQKEVVEDQAPELAFNPALLKKVDELELSVRSANCLKNDNIVYIGDLIQKTESEMLRTPNFGRKSLNEIKEVLAGMGLHLGMEVENWPPENIDDLAKRFEDQY; encoded by the coding sequence ATGATCCAGAAAAATTGGCAGGAACTGATCAAGCCAACCAAGCTTGAGGTAAAGCCGGGCGATGAGCCGCACCGGATTGCAACGATTGTCGCTGAGCCGCTGGAACGCGGATTCGGCATGACACTCGGCAATGCGCTGCGCCGTATTCTGCTGTCATCGCTGCAGGGTGCTGCAGTGACCGCGGTCCAGATCGATGGCGTGCTTCACGAGTTTTCCTCCATTCCTGGCGTTCGTGAGGACGTGACTGATATCGTGCTCAACGTGAAAGCGATTGCTGTCAAGATGGAAGGCGATGGCCCGAAACGCATGACCGTGCGCAAGCAGGGTCCAGGAGCCGTTACCGCAGCTGATATTCAGACTGTTGGCGATGTTGAAATTCTCAACCCAGACCTGGTGCTGTGCACATTGGATGAAGATGCGGAAATGCGCATTGAATTCACTGTCAATACCGGCAAGGGCTATGTGTCCGCTGAACGCAACCGCCCGGAAGATGCGCCGATTGGCCTGATTCCGGTCGACAGCCTGTATTCGCCGGTCCGCAAAGTGTCCTACAAGGTGGAAAACACCCGTGAGGGCCAGGTTCTGGATTATGACAAACTGCTGATGACGGTCGAAACCGACGGTTCGATTTCCCCGGAAGACTCGGTCGCTTTCGCTGCCCGTATTCTGCAGGATCAATTGTCGATCTTCGTGAACTTCGAAGAACCTCAGAAAGAGGTTGTCGAAGATCAGGCCCCTGAACTGGCATTCAATCCGGCGCTGCTGAAGAAGGTGGACGAACTGGAATTGTCGGTGCGTTCGGCAAACTGCCTGAAGAACGACAACATTGTCTATATTGGTGATCTGATCCAGAAAACCGAAAGCGAAATGCTGCGCACACCGAATTTCGGTCGCAAATCGCTGAACGAGATCAAGGAAGTTCTGGCGGGCATGGGCCTCCATCTTGGCATGGAAGTCGAAAACTGGCCGCCGGAAAATATCGACGATCTGGCGAAGCGTTTCGAAGATCAGTACTGA
- the rpsK gene encoding 30S ribosomal protein S11 produces MAKESSRVRRREKKNIISGVAHINSTFNNTMITITDAQGNTIAWSSAGTMGFKGSRKSTPYAAQVASEDAAKKAQEHGMKTLEVEVRGPGSGRESALRALQAAGFTVTTIRDVTSIPHNGCRPPKRRRV; encoded by the coding sequence ATGGCAAAAGAAAGCTCCCGCGTGCGTCGCCGCGAGAAAAAGAATATTATTTCCGGCGTGGCTCACATTAATTCCACGTTCAACAACACCATGATCACCATTACCGACGCCCAGGGCAACACGATTGCGTGGTCCTCCGCCGGAACAATGGGGTTCAAGGGATCCCGTAAATCGACCCCTTACGCTGCACAGGTTGCCAGTGAAGACGCCGCAAAAAAGGCGCAGGAACATGGCATGAAGACACTTGAAGTTGAAGTTCGTGGACCCGGTTCAGGCCGCGAGTCGGCATTGCGTGCGCTGCAGGCTGCAGGCTTTACGGTCACCACCATCCGGGATGTAACCTCTATTCCGCACAATGGTTGCCGTCCTCCGAAACGGCGTCGCGTTTAG
- the rplQ gene encoding 50S ribosomal protein L17, translating to MRHRKSGRKLNRTSSHRKAMFANMSASLITHEQIVTTLPKAKELRPVVEKLITLAKRGDLHARRQAISQIRDIAAVGKLFDTLAARYKDRQGGYTRVLKAGFRFGDNAPVGVIELVDRDVDAKGAADHARTESEEAAETVAA from the coding sequence ATGCGCCACCGCAAATCAGGCCGCAAGCTCAACCGTACATCGAGTCACCGCAAGGCGATGTTTGCGAACATGTCGGCGTCGCTCATTACCCATGAGCAGATCGTCACTACCCTGCCAAAGGCGAAAGAATTGCGCCCGGTTGTCGAAAAGCTGATCACATTGGCGAAACGCGGTGACCTGCATGCCCGACGTCAGGCGATTTCGCAGATTCGCGATATTGCGGCGGTGGGCAAACTGTTTGATACGCTTGCCGCGCGTTATAAGGACCGTCAGGGCGGTTACACACGGGTGCTGAAGGCCGGGTTCCGTTTCGGCGACAATGCGCCGGTTGGCGTCATTGAACTGGTTGACCGCGATGTCGACGCGAAAGGTGCTGCCGATCATGCCCGCACCGAAAGCGAAGAAGCCGCCGAAACCGTCGCTGCCTGA
- the rplO gene encoding 50S ribosomal protein L15: protein MKLNELQDNDGAVKDRMRVSRGIGSGKGKTGGRGVKGQKSRSGVSIKGFEGGQMPLHRRLPKRGFNNIFAKKFTEVSLGRLQIAIDAGKLDAGKSIDVEALIAAGVVRKAKDGVRLVGGGELKSKISLAVAGGSKPALAAVEKVGGSVTIIENGPDAQEAGSKA from the coding sequence ATGAAACTCAACGAACTTCAGGACAATGATGGTGCTGTAAAGGACCGGATGCGTGTTTCGCGCGGGATCGGGTCCGGCAAGGGCAAGACCGGTGGCCGTGGCGTCAAGGGTCAGAAGTCCCGCAGCGGTGTGTCCATCAAGGGATTTGAGGGTGGCCAGATGCCGCTTCACCGTCGCCTGCCAAAGCGCGGTTTCAACAATATTTTTGCCAAGAAGTTCACGGAAGTGTCTTTGGGCCGGCTGCAGATCGCGATTGATGCGGGCAAGCTGGACGCTGGTAAATCGATTGATGTCGAGGCGCTGATCGCGGCCGGCGTTGTGCGCAAGGCGAAAGACGGTGTGCGGCTTGTCGGTGGCGGCGAACTGAAAAGCAAGATTTCACTCGCTGTCGCAGGCGGTTCAAAGCCGGCTCTTGCCGCGGTGGAAAAAGTTGGCGGGTCTGTGACGATTATCGAGAACGGACCGGACGCCCAGGAAGCAGGCAGCAAAGCCTGA
- a CDS encoding adenylate kinase — protein MRLILLGPPGAGKGTQAKFLTERHGFAQLSTGDMLRAAVAARSPIGLQVKEIMDRGDLVSDDVVVRIVSERVDQPDCAKGFILDGFPRTVAQAEALDQMLERKGLKLDAVIEIAVDEGILLDRIIKRAEETEGGPRADDNADALAKRLSVYREQTQPLIDYYHGTGLLRSVDGMQSMGEVRSSVEMTLKEVA, from the coding sequence ATGAGGTTGATATTGCTGGGGCCTCCAGGGGCAGGTAAGGGGACCCAGGCGAAATTCTTGACTGAACGGCATGGTTTTGCCCAGCTGTCCACCGGGGATATGCTCAGAGCGGCAGTTGCGGCGCGCTCGCCGATCGGTCTTCAGGTTAAAGAAATCATGGACCGGGGCGATCTGGTCTCCGATGATGTGGTTGTCAGAATCGTATCAGAGCGGGTGGACCAGCCGGATTGCGCGAAGGGGTTTATTCTCGACGGATTTCCCCGAACAGTTGCCCAGGCAGAAGCGCTGGACCAGATGCTGGAACGCAAGGGCCTGAAACTCGATGCGGTGATCGAAATTGCCGTTGATGAAGGAATACTTCTTGACCGTATCATCAAACGGGCAGAGGAAACGGAAGGAGGTCCGCGCGCGGATGACAATGCGGATGCACTTGCAAAACGCCTGTCAGTCTATCGTGAGCAGACCCAGCCATTGATTGATTATTACCACGGAACCGGCTTGTTGCGCTCGGTCGACGGGATGCAATCGATGGGTGAAGTGAGGTCGTCAGTCGAGATGACCTTGAAAGAGGTGGCCTAG
- a CDS encoding replication-associated recombination protein A, whose product MGADAPRPLADRLRPAALADVVGQDHIVGAEGTLTRMLRSGRVGSLVFWGPPGTGKTTVARLLANETDLHFEQLSAIFSGVADLKKIFETARHRRSTGQGTLLFVDEIHRFNRAQQDAFLPVMEDGTVTLVGATTENPSFELNSAVLSRAQVLVFKALDDTAIGAMLTRAETFMEHKLPLDSEARSSLIRMADGDGRAALSLAEEVWRAAGKDELFDAAMLQTVLQRRAPIYDKSEDGHYNLISALHKSVRGSDPQASLYYLCRMLDAGEDPLYLARRLVRMASEDIGLADPQALAQCIAARDSFEFLGSPEGELALAQAVVYLATAPKSNALYTAYKQAMNAARSNGSLMPPKQILNAPTKLMKQEGYGGGYLYDHDQPEAFSGQRYLPDELGDAQFYYPVPRGFERDLQKRLDYWDKLRQDRTRHLKNED is encoded by the coding sequence ATGGGTGCAGATGCGCCACGACCACTGGCTGACCGGCTGAGACCGGCTGCGCTTGCAGATGTGGTCGGACAGGATCATATCGTCGGCGCAGAAGGAACGCTGACGCGCATGTTGCGCAGCGGCCGTGTCGGCTCTCTGGTGTTCTGGGGTCCGCCCGGCACCGGGAAAACCACAGTCGCCAGATTGCTCGCGAATGAAACTGATCTTCATTTTGAGCAATTGTCGGCGATTTTCTCGGGTGTGGCGGATCTGAAAAAAATCTTCGAAACCGCACGCCACCGGCGCAGCACCGGGCAGGGCACGTTGCTGTTTGTCGACGAGATCCACCGCTTCAACCGGGCGCAACAGGACGCCTTTTTGCCGGTCATGGAAGACGGCACGGTCACACTGGTCGGTGCGACCACGGAAAATCCGTCATTCGAGCTGAATTCGGCGGTGCTGTCTCGCGCGCAGGTGCTGGTGTTCAAAGCGCTTGATGACACCGCTATCGGGGCGATGTTGACCCGTGCCGAAACATTTATGGAGCACAAACTACCGCTGGATTCTGAAGCCAGATCTTCGCTCATCCGGATGGCAGATGGAGATGGCCGTGCGGCGCTGAGCCTTGCCGAAGAGGTTTGGCGCGCTGCCGGCAAAGACGAATTGTTTGATGCGGCGATGTTGCAGACCGTGCTGCAGCGGCGGGCGCCGATTTACGACAAGAGTGAAGACGGGCATTACAATCTCATATCCGCGCTGCACAAATCGGTGCGCGGCTCCGATCCGCAGGCCTCTCTGTATTATCTGTGCCGTATGCTGGATGCCGGTGAAGACCCGCTCTATCTGGCGCGCCGGCTGGTGCGCATGGCATCGGAAGATATCGGGCTGGCTGACCCGCAAGCGCTGGCGCAATGTATCGCTGCGCGGGATTCGTTTGAGTTTCTGGGCAGTCCGGAGGGCGAATTGGCGTTGGCTCAGGCCGTGGTGTATCTTGCCACCGCGCCCAAATCCAATGCGCTCTACACCGCTTACAAACAGGCCATGAATGCGGCCAGATCCAATGGCTCTCTGATGCCGCCGAAACAGATTCTGAACGCGCCGACCAAACTGATGAAACAGGAAGGGTATGGCGGCGGCTATCTGTATGATCATGATCAGCCCGAAGCCTTTTCCGGACAGCGTTACCTGCCTGATGAACTGGGTGATGCGCAGTTTTACTATCCTGTCCCGCGCGGATTTGAACGTGACCTTCAAAAACGGCTGGACTACTGGGACAAACTGCGGCAGGACCGCACTCGACACCTAAAGAATGAGGACTGA